One Bacillota bacterium DNA segment encodes these proteins:
- a CDS encoding CtsR family transcriptional regulator, which produces MRTLADLIEAFLLERLRERETLEIRRIELSERFGCAPSQVNYVLETRFRPERGFLVESRRGGGGYIRIRRLPALAAGRRLLQEAAAVGERISQDQALRLIESLRAERLLSEREAILLAVAVDRSVLALELPWRDQIRARLLAAMLGVLGRVEGEGAAL; this is translated from the coding sequence GTGCGGACCTTGGCAGACCTGATCGAAGCCTTCCTCCTCGAGCGCCTCCGGGAGAGGGAGACGCTGGAGATCCGGAGGATCGAGCTGAGCGAGCGGTTCGGCTGCGCGCCCTCGCAGGTCAACTACGTGCTGGAGACACGCTTCCGGCCGGAGCGCGGCTTCCTGGTGGAGAGCCGGCGGGGCGGCGGCGGGTACATCCGGATCCGCAGGCTTCCGGCGCTGGCGGCGGGCCGGCGGCTCCTGCAGGAGGCGGCTGCCGTCGGCGAGCGCATCTCCCAGGACCAGGCGCTCCGCCTGATCGAGAGCCTGCGGGCCGAGCGCCTGCTGAGCGAACGGGAGGCGATCCTCCTGGCGGTGGCGGTGGACCGCTCGGTCCTGGCGCTGGAGCTGCCCTGGCGGGATCAGATCCGGGCGAGGCTCCTGGCGGCCATGCTGGGCGTCCTCGGCCGTGTGGAGGGTGAAGGGGCTGCACTATAA
- a CDS encoding protein arginine kinase, whose translation MSLERVLRSPGGAWLTGSGPAADVVVSSRVRLARNLRPYPFPTKLSPEQARHVIDEVRAALNALPPTRSGRLELVELQALEPLERLVLVEKHLISPQLATTELPAAVAVDPSESLSLMVNEEEHLRLQSLASGLQLRVAWEAADRLDDELSERLDFAYDERLGYLTTCPTSTGTGMRVSAMMHLPALVHSNQAGELVSTLARVGVVVRGIHGEGSKAYGNLFQISNQITLGRAESEIIESLEAVVQQLVERERGARELLYRERRTQLQDQVGRAYGLLTHAYAISSEEALSLLSTLRLGVDLQLVPQVRPEVCNELMVAVGAASVQYREGRLLEPAERDIRRAAMIRERLASRQAPRGEG comes from the coding sequence ATGTCGCTGGAGCGCGTCTTGCGGAGCCCGGGCGGTGCCTGGCTGACCGGCTCGGGCCCGGCCGCGGACGTGGTCGTCTCCAGCCGCGTCCGCCTGGCGCGGAATCTGCGCCCCTACCCCTTCCCGACGAAGCTCTCGCCGGAGCAGGCGCGGCACGTGATCGACGAGGTGCGCGCGGCACTGAACGCGCTCCCACCCACCCGTTCGGGCCGCCTGGAGCTGGTGGAGCTCCAGGCTCTGGAGCCGCTGGAACGGCTGGTCCTGGTGGAGAAGCACCTGATCAGCCCGCAGCTGGCGACCACCGAGCTGCCGGCGGCGGTGGCCGTCGACCCGTCCGAGAGCCTCAGCCTGATGGTCAACGAGGAAGAGCACCTCCGCCTCCAGTCCCTGGCCTCGGGGCTCCAGCTGCGGGTGGCCTGGGAGGCGGCCGACCGGCTGGACGACGAGCTCTCGGAGCGGCTCGACTTTGCATACGACGAGCGGCTCGGGTACCTTACCACCTGCCCGACCAGCACGGGGACCGGGATGCGGGTCTCGGCGATGATGCATTTGCCCGCCCTGGTACACTCAAACCAGGCGGGTGAGCTGGTCAGCACGCTGGCCCGCGTGGGCGTGGTGGTCCGGGGTATCCACGGCGAAGGAAGCAAGGCCTACGGGAACCTCTTCCAGATCTCGAACCAGATCACGCTGGGACGGGCGGAGTCGGAGATCATCGAAAGCCTGGAGGCGGTGGTGCAGCAGTTGGTCGAGCGCGAGCGAGGCGCGCGCGAGCTCCTCTACCGGGAGCGGAGGACGCAGCTGCAGGACCAGGTGGGTCGGGCCTACGGCCTGCTCACCCACGCCTACGCCATCTCCTCCGAGGAGGCGCTGTCGCTCCTCTCCACGCTCCGCCTGGGGGTCGACCTGCAGCTGGTCCCGCAGGTGCGGCCGGAGGTCTGCAACGAGCTGATGGTAGCGGTCGGTGCGGCGAGCGTCCAGTACCGGGAGGGACGGCTGCTGGAGCCCGCCGAGCGTGATATCCGGAGAGCCGCGATGATCCGGGAAAGGCTGGCCTCGCGGCAGGCCCCGAGGGGGGAAGGCTGA
- a CDS encoding UvrB/UvrC motif-containing protein, which yields MLCQRCGERPATVHVTRIVNGVKTELHLCRACAEASEPGISSQAPFSIHNLLGGLLHPLAGSAASGSELRCPSCGTTYEEFARTSFLGCEECYTAFAPQLEPLLRKIQGADQHRGKRPVARSRRPRAGYGQAGAEAGSQPVQGGAQERLARLRRQLEEAVQAEEYERAAELRDAIRKLEAETAAGKGAG from the coding sequence ATGCTCTGCCAACGTTGCGGCGAGCGGCCGGCCACGGTGCATGTGACGCGCATCGTCAACGGGGTGAAGACGGAGCTCCACCTCTGCCGCGCCTGCGCGGAGGCGAGCGAGCCGGGCATCTCCTCGCAGGCGCCTTTTTCGATTCATAACCTGCTCGGAGGATTGCTCCACCCGCTGGCGGGCTCCGCGGCATCCGGGAGCGAGCTGCGCTGCCCGTCCTGCGGCACGACCTACGAGGAGTTCGCGCGCACCAGCTTCCTGGGGTGCGAGGAATGCTATACCGCTTTCGCGCCACAGCTGGAGCCGCTCCTGAGGAAGATCCAGGGAGCCGACCAGCACCGCGGCAAGCGACCGGTGGCCAGGAGCCGGCGCCCCAGGGCCGGCTACGGGCAGGCCGGCGCGGAGGCGGGCTCTCAGCCGGTGCAGGGCGGCGCCCAGGAGCGGCTCGCCCGGCTGCGCCGCCAGCTGGAGGAGGCGGTGCAGGCGGAGGAGTACGAGCGCGCCGCCGAGCTGCGTGACGCGATCCGAAAGCTGGAGGCGGAGACGGCAGCGGGAAAGGGGGCGGGTTGA